ATACGAAATGGCTGGCAAATTGCCTTTCTACAAGAATTGACAAAATATATCAAATCTGATATACTGACCCTGTGAAGTTCAAAGTCCAGCTTTTGGAACCGGCAGAAGATTTCTTACTGAAGCTGGAAAATAAATTAAAGGCAAAAGCATTCCGAACTATTGAATTATTAGCGGAATTTGGACCTGAACTTCGAGAACCTTTTTCTAAAAAGATTCAAGGCTATGCAGGATTGTTTGAACTAAGAATCAAACAAGGTTCTAATATTTGCAGATTATTTTACTTTTTTGAAAAGGGTCGGGTTGTCATAATAACTTCTGGTTTT
Above is a window of Leptospira selangorensis DNA encoding:
- a CDS encoding type II toxin-antitoxin system RelE/ParE family toxin — translated: MKFKVQLLEPAEDFLLKLENKLKAKAFRTIELLAEFGPELREPFSKKIQGYAGLFELRIKQGSNICRLFYFFEKGRVVIITSGF